The following are encoded together in the Magnetospirillum gryphiswaldense MSR-1 v2 genome:
- a CDS encoding heavy metal translocating P-type ATPase metal-binding domain-containing protein: MSTRPCRHCGQDIPVTLDGDFCCRGCEGAYALVQDMGLERYYQRRSVDPAMRPLRPEDGATAHHDYAAHVVEDGQGGASLNLMVEGIHCAACIWLIEAVLARHPAVTWARVNMTTRRLVLRWKADQGDAADILAPVLAVGYRLVPFDPAKLGRETEKHEKQLLRAMAVAGFAAGNVMLLSVSVWAGHFSHMGAHTRDLMHWISALIVLPAVLYCIRPFLYSALAALSNKRTNMDVPISLGVLLASGMSLAETIRGGEHAYFDSAITLLFFLLIGRYLDSRARGRARSAAEHLLTLDAVAVSVLEDDGSQRLCPPNQVKTGQIVLVAAGERIGVDGTIVQGRSDVDTSLITGESVPAAVDVGGRVFAGTINLSAPLRLQVAAVGERTLLAEIVRMMEVAEQGRAKYVALADRVARWYAPVVHVAALSTFLGWVVLGGIPWQVALLHAVAVLIITCPCALALAVPVVQVIASGRLLRQGILLKSATALERVAEIDVVVFDKTGTLTVGKPELLQDGAWNADDLRLAASLAVSSHHPLARALAAAAPAVAPMENAVEEPGRGMVAGDWRLGSRTHVGMDDDEAVSGPELWLAGPGRAPLRFGFADRPRDDAAQVLSALRGRGLRIELLSGDRAPTVRQLAERLGIDQWQAGCTPAAKVARLEELKAQGQRVMMVGDGLNDAPALSAAHVSLSPSSAVDVSQTAADVVFQGERLGPVAEICEVAARSRRLVSQNFALALGYNVFTVPLAVAGHVTPLIAAIAMSTSSLVVIGNALRLTRGRKG; encoded by the coding sequence GGCGATGCGGCCGTTGCGGCCCGAGGACGGCGCCACCGCCCATCACGATTACGCCGCCCACGTGGTCGAGGATGGCCAAGGCGGCGCCAGCCTGAATTTGATGGTCGAGGGCATTCACTGCGCCGCCTGCATCTGGCTGATCGAGGCCGTTCTGGCCCGCCATCCGGCGGTGACCTGGGCCCGGGTCAACATGACCACCCGTCGGCTGGTGCTGCGCTGGAAGGCCGATCAGGGCGACGCCGCTGACATCCTGGCTCCGGTGCTGGCGGTGGGCTATCGGCTGGTACCGTTCGACCCCGCCAAGCTGGGGCGCGAGACGGAAAAACACGAAAAGCAATTGCTGCGCGCCATGGCGGTGGCCGGTTTCGCCGCCGGCAACGTCATGCTGCTGTCGGTGTCGGTGTGGGCTGGGCATTTTTCCCATATGGGCGCCCATACACGCGATCTGATGCACTGGATCAGCGCCCTGATCGTGCTGCCGGCGGTGCTTTATTGCATCCGCCCGTTCCTGTACTCGGCCCTGGCGGCGTTGTCCAACAAGCGCACCAACATGGATGTGCCCATTTCCCTGGGCGTGCTTCTGGCCTCGGGCATGTCGCTGGCGGAAACCATCCGCGGCGGCGAACACGCCTATTTCGATTCCGCCATCACGCTGTTGTTCTTCCTGCTGATCGGGCGTTATCTGGACAGCCGGGCGCGCGGGCGCGCCCGCAGCGCCGCCGAGCATCTGCTGACCCTGGACGCGGTGGCGGTCAGCGTGCTGGAAGACGACGGCAGCCAACGCCTGTGCCCGCCCAATCAGGTGAAAACCGGTCAGATCGTGCTGGTGGCAGCGGGCGAACGCATCGGCGTCGACGGCACCATCGTGCAGGGCCGCTCCGACGTGGATACCAGCCTGATCACCGGTGAAAGCGTGCCGGCGGCGGTGGATGTGGGGGGGCGTGTCTTCGCCGGCACCATCAATCTGTCGGCGCCGTTGCGCTTGCAGGTGGCGGCGGTGGGCGAGCGCACCTTGTTGGCGGAAATCGTCCGCATGATGGAGGTGGCCGAACAAGGCCGGGCCAAATATGTCGCTCTGGCCGACCGGGTGGCGCGCTGGTATGCGCCGGTGGTGCATGTGGCGGCCTTGTCCACCTTTCTGGGCTGGGTCGTCCTGGGCGGCATTCCCTGGCAGGTGGCGCTGCTGCACGCGGTGGCGGTGCTGATCATCACGTGCCCCTGTGCTTTGGCTTTGGCGGTGCCGGTGGTTCAGGTCATCGCCAGTGGTCGCCTGCTGCGTCAGGGCATCTTGCTGAAAAGCGCCACGGCGTTGGAGCGGGTGGCGGAAATCGACGTGGTGGTGTTCGACAAGACCGGCACCCTGACCGTGGGCAAGCCGGAATTGCTGCAAGACGGTGCCTGGAATGCCGATGATCTGCGGTTGGCGGCGTCGTTGGCGGTGTCGTCGCACCATCCGCTGGCCCGCGCCTTGGCGGCGGCGGCGCCGGCGGTGGCGCCTATGGAAAACGCCGTCGAGGAACCGGGACGCGGTATGGTCGCGGGGGATTGGCGGCTGGGTAGTCGGACGCATGTGGGCATGGACGACGACGAGGCGGTTTCGGGGCCGGAATTGTGGTTGGCCGGGCCGGGGCGGGCACCGTTGCGCTTTGGCTTCGCCGACCGTCCGCGCGACGATGCGGCCCAGGTGTTGTCGGCTTTGCGGGGCCGGGGCTTGCGCATTGAACTGCTGTCGGGCGATCGTGCCCCCACCGTCCGCCAATTGGCCGAGCGCCTGGGGATCGACCAGTGGCAGGCTGGCTGTACCCCGGCGGCCAAGGTGGCCCGGCTGGAAGAGTTGAAGGCCCAGGGCCAGCGGGTGATGATGGTGGGCGACGGCCTGAACGACGCCCCGGCGCTGTCCGCCGCCCATGTGTCGTTGTCGCCGTCGAGCGCGGTGGATGTCAGCCAAACCGCCGCGGATGTGGTGTTCCAGGGCGAGCGTCTGGGCCCGGTGGCTGAAATCTGCGAGGTTGCCGCGCGGTCGCGCCGGCTGGTCAGTCAGAATTTCGCTCTCGCCTTGGGCTATAATGTGTTTACTGTACCTCTGGCGGTGGCCGGACACGTCACCCCGTTGATCGCGGCGATTGCCATGTCCACCTCGTCCTTGGTTGTCATCGGCAACGCCCTGCGACTTACACGCGGGAGAAAAGGTTGA